The following proteins come from a genomic window of Meleagris gallopavo isolate NT-WF06-2002-E0010 breed Aviagen turkey brand Nicholas breeding stock chromosome Z, Turkey_5.1, whole genome shotgun sequence:
- the LOC104914743 gene encoding dymeclin-like, with product MCFTMEKGTLTFISFLQAQDLNVIEEVIRMMLEIINSCLTNSLHHNPNLVYALLYKRDLFEQFRTHPSFQDIMQNIDLVISFFSSRLEHAEADLSVERVLEIIKQGAVALPKDRLRVSAQLIS from the exons ATGTGTTTTACAATGGAAAAGGGCACACTcacctttatttctttcttgcagGCACAAGACCTGAATGTGATTGAGGAGGTGATCCGGATGATGCTGGAGATCATCAACTCCTGCCTGACCAACTCCCTCCATCACAACCCCAACCTGGTGTACGCGCTGCTCTACAAGCGCGATCTGTTTGAGCAATTCCGGACCCACCCCTCCTTCCAGGACATCATGCAGAACATAGATCTC GTGATCAGTTTCTTCAGCTCCCGGTTGGAGCACGCTGAAGCTGACCTGTCGGTGGAGCGCgttctggagatcatcaagcAGGGAGCTGTGGCTTTGCCCAAGGACAGGCTCAGGGTAAGTGCTCAGCTCATCAGTTAA